The Rosa rugosa chromosome 3, drRosRugo1.1, whole genome shotgun sequence sequence TAAAAATGCAGATCATGCACCAAATCTGATATATAGCCATGACATGAACTTGATTCCCTCCATATACGAACACATTTTAGATGAAAATCCTAATTTAACAAACGCATTCCCAACTTAGAATAACTCATAGTCTGAAGACAAGCCATAAGCTACACCAGCAAAGTCCATAACTAGAAAGAGCAAGCCATTAACAAGTTCACCATAagacccccaaaaaaaaaaatcaaaattcactgtaaaaaaaaaaaaaaactacacaaACTCAGCAATTTAATTACAATGAATAATGTACGGAATCACCAAACTTTTCGAATTCAAGGGTCTCACCGGAGCTATACGAGACTCGAGGCCAGGGTGAGCGTTGGGGGGAGGGTCAGGGGCAGTGGCAGTGGGCGGAGGCAGGCCATTGACCTTGTTAGTGTCCCTGACGAGTTTCTTCCAGGAGACTATGGTGGTCTCGCCGGGTCGGAGCTCCACCGTGAACATTTGCCGGTCGCCGGCTTTGAGAAACGAGGTGGAGGCCCTCGAGGATTCGGGGCCGGCCTTCTGGTCGTCCATTGGAGAAGAGTCGGAGAATTCTAGGGTATAATCGGGATCGGAGATTGGAGAATTAAGATTGGGGGAGAGGGCATTTGGGGGACCAGGTAAGCCCTAATTAGATgaacttctctctctctagattagagaaagtgagagagagagagagagagagagagaggggattTAAGATAGGGGAATTCGATTGGGCGGGATAGCAGGGGGAATCTTTTTGTGGAACTCTTTTAACTGAAAATTTTTTGAGACGCTCTGTGTGCTTTGAAACTTTTcgtcttctttctttgttttcccgattaaaaaaaaaaacgaactcTGAGGGAAGAGGATCGGCCGGGTTTGTTCTGGCCCGAGTCCGGGCCCGACTTGGTTCTAGGTTAAATCTTCCTTCGGAATTTAACACAAACCTTTTGCTTCAAAGTGGATCATAGGTGTAGACTAGATAATGTTGCAACAAGAGCGTGGAATTGAGACTCCTAAAGATAATGTCACGTTTTAAGTATACAGAATGACTAAGTACATTTGCATTTTGTCTATTTTTTAAGTGTCTTGATATTGGAACATTTGGCATCTAATGAATTATATTTTAAGTTGTGTGCCATTTAGCCACTGATGTTGAAATTCTCATCAACAATCCCTTCTTCTTCCCCTACTATCTCTTCAACACCTCTCAACTCTTTATGATCTCACATGCGATGATTGATCTACGGTTTGTTGACATTATAGTGACCCGCTATAACCTAAACTGTAATTTACGGGAATAAATTTCACTTCTAATTCAATTTACACATTTAGTTAGTGGATTTTTTTCATCCATAATCAACGTGGTTTTCAAATTCAAATCTCCAAGATCACTGAGGTAAAAAAATAAGTTTTAAATTCGGTCAACtcataaaaattaataatcTCAAGTCTCAACGCTTTGAATTTTATTCCAAAAATAATTCAGTAATTTAATATTTTTACGTTTATAATGGATATGGCGCGCTGACAAGTGTTGAGCTCACTCCTTCAGTCCTCACTTGCTCTcatccaaaaaacaaaaacccggAAGCGCCATGAGAGCCACcgctctcttcctctctccgccgccgccgccgccgctcttCACCCACAAACCTCTCTTCACACCCACCACACCTCTCCTCCTCCACTCTTCCCACCCCCTCCCTTTCCGCTCCCTCAAACCCAAACCCGCCCTCAACCGCCCCTCCTTCCTCGTCCGCGCCGACGACGGCGACGCCGACGGAGGCGGCCCCGACGACTACGACATGGACGTTGAGGAGCTCGAGGAGGTCGACAACAAGAAGGACTTCGACATCGAGTACGACCCCCTCGCCGGCGCCTCCGCCGCAGTCGACGACGCCGCCGCCAACGGTGATGTCGACATCGCCATGGTGCCGAGCAAGAGCTTCGTGTTCACGCAGGGCTGGGACTCCGAGATGGTGGTGGATTATCGGATCAACGAGGACGAGTTTCACAAGATTAGTTTGCTCGATTGCGATTTCTTTATACGGAAACCGCCGGACCCCGATAACGACGTCTTCGATTTCAGAGAGGTCTGcattttaattttcatattcaaattttgattactggaaaaaaaaaaaaattcttaaatTTTCAAGCTTTATGATGGATTTTttgtatatgattttttttttttgaatgtagaTGTATGTTACTCCTCCGGATACAGATGTTTATGCCATTCCTAGGGTTTTAGCTCCAATGCCTGACAAGGTACTACTCTAAAATTTATAATTTAAATCAAATTATTAAGATTTAGGGtcaatttagtatggttcattACTTCATTAGTGATGCTTAATTTGTTTATTCTTTGGTTGCTGCACATGTCAGTACATTCGATGCGCCCAGAGTGAATTTAGCTGCTACAATGTGACGGAACCGCCCATTGATGCTCCTAGAGACCCATTGTACAAGACCGAGAGGGACGTTTTTAAGGTACGAGTGAACTGTGTATGTTTGGTACTGTTTTGTACAGCTATCAATGGGAAGGATTGATGCAACTGCATTTTTATTCCCTGAGAATGGTTCTGGATGTAGAATTAAAAAGTCTATAAGTATAGTAGACACAGTTGGTCTTTTTCAAGATTGATAATTTTGAGTGTCCAAGTGGATTGGTGTTCTTATTTTTCTGTGTTCTTTGTAAATGGGCGTCTTTTTCCAGCAATTGCATCACTCACTAGGCTGCTTTTCTGTTTCAGGTTTATTTGACAAAGCACTACAGGAACCGGCGCTTGGGAGACCCTGATTTTGTACTGGATTTTGAAGAGATTTATGTGATTGATTCCAAGACAAAGTCTATTAGCAGAGCAAAAGTCCTGGTGAGAGTTCTATGTTTTATGTTTTGctttcaaaattgaaatttgacaGGTTATATCCTAAATCATGCCCTTCTAAATTTAATACTTTTAGGGAGCCTTATCAGCTTAGATGAAAGTCATGAAACATAGTTTTTGGGACGGTGAGTTTGTGAAAAAACATAACAGCATTGCCTATAATGCTTGTGTGAGTTAAGAGTTGACCTTCTTGTTGGGGATTTTCGTTGAGATCAGTACAAGTTGGTATATTGTGAAAACGTGGATATTTTAGGTCCATGCTTAATCACCCTGTGTCTTCAGATTGACTACACCGAGTGGGTTTCTAGTCAAGgtcaaaaaaaataattatgtaAATTGCTATTACTGTGTAATAGTTGCCACTACACTCTGTGTTGTATGATTATTCAGTAAGAATATCATCTTAGAATCTGATTTCGTGAATGGTGATGCGTACACTTCATGTAGGGTTCATTACTTTGTTCTATTTGCCTTATGGAATTACTTCATGTAACTATGTTCAATTAAAACTTCATAGTTGCCAACTTGCCATGCGACTAttcttccctatattttgaccTATGGAACCAGTAAGGAAAACTTCCATAGGTCGTTATAAGTTAGGCAATGGAGAATTGTGGCaggatatttttttttacttggttAACGCTTGGATGTCGTTATAAGTTAGAATTGCACTGAATACCATTAGAAGTATTACACCGATGGTTAAAGATATATGTCTACTCAGAAGTTAGCTTTCTTATGCTGGATGAATGGTTGTTATGGCTTCTATAGGTCAGTGTTCCGGGGGGAAGAACCAGAGATAGAAGACATGATCTGCTTGTAATACGTGACAATGGCAACTCCTTCAGAATAGTTCATGCGGTAACCCACTCTGATCCAACTCTATTTCTTTAAATAAACTTCATTTATGGATTATCTGATTCGCCGTTTTGTATCCTTTCAGAGTGAAAAAGATGATCCCACCACAGTGATAGAGAGGGAAGAGTGGAATAAGACCAGAAAGGACATGGAGAGACATCTTAGCAAGCTACGAGATTTCCCCGTTTCAAATTGGTTCTAGTTAATCGGCCGAGTTTAAAGATTAGAACGTGAAGATTACAGAATCTGCAAATCTAGTGATGTTGAGATTGGTTAAGCTCAATATCAAATTGTCCTTGTGGCTGATATGTTGGGAAGCACTTGATGTGCTTACATTTTTGTAAAGTATGTAGAATTAATCAGCTGGTTCTGAAATCCAAGTTCCTTGGTGCTGAGTTTTGGTAAGCAATTTTATTCAATTTGCCAGATGTGTGTTAAATCAGACAAAAACCTAAAGACATAGTTAAATGAACTCTCCTGATTAGTGACTAGCTTAATGGAGAAGAGAACCATTGCAGCAAGGATGGGTAATAGTATAAAGGGCTGAAGTCATAACTTGGTAACCTTTAATCGTATGCTTAAACTTGGTAACAGGAAAACAACAGGGTAGGATTATCTGGAAAGACTAAACGGACAAATACCGCTTGGCCTAATCTTAAGGGGCTGGATTATAAGATTTTTGTAAGAGTTTGGAGCTGTATTAAAAAATTTAAGTATGGGGAGGAGTATTGACCCCGTCTTCTTTTTTATGAGAAAATACTACAAAGTAAAGTTCGAATACAAAATCCTCTTAGGCAACCAAAGCCAAagagatcaaaattgaaagcttGAAGAGCATACAAAGGGAAGGAATTAAGTTTTAGATCTTGTGACCATGATTAGCTTTCGTATCTTCTATGAAATTGGTCGCTCCAAAAGTTGTCAAAATTATGATGAGTTGAAAGATTCTGACGGTaaagatgtgtgtgtgtgtgtgagagagagagagagagagagagagagagagagagagagagagagagagagagagagagagagagagagagagagagagagagagagagagagagagagagagagagagggggggggaaagtaagcatcaggaaatGAAACTTATTCCTTTCATGTGTTTGAGatacaaaaggaaatgaaatactttcctgaatgaagggaaaataaagggaaaagtAGTTCTTTccaaactccaaaataaatcacTTTCCCCAATTCTTTATAAgctcacaacatattattttatggGTAAGGTTATGGtatgttagagcaactccaacataTTCCCTATATCTTGATTTTTTtccattttagggaaaaatttggatgttttgctccaacagattccttataattatccctaaaataaagatagtgatgagagagaaaacaaaattccctatgTTTACAGCAATCTATAAGGAAAGgatttagagcaactccaacagcttccctatcaTTTCTGTAGAATAAGGAAGCAAAAGttaaagctttagcatctttttcttctccaactccaacagattccctattttacaacaatctctaaaatctccatattcttccttaaaattttagagattgctttaaatatagggaatttggttttctatttcctcactttccctaaaatagagaaagttatagggaatct is a genomic window containing:
- the LOC133738704 gene encoding PLASTID TRANSCRIPTIONALLY ACTIVE protein 6, chloroplastic; translated protein: MRATALFLSPPPPPPLFTHKPLFTPTTPLLLHSSHPLPFRSLKPKPALNRPSFLVRADDGDADGGGPDDYDMDVEELEEVDNKKDFDIEYDPLAGASAAVDDAAANGDVDIAMVPSKSFVFTQGWDSEMVVDYRINEDEFHKISLLDCDFFIRKPPDPDNDVFDFREMYVTPPDTDVYAIPRVLAPMPDKYIRCAQSEFSCYNVTEPPIDAPRDPLYKTERDVFKVYLTKHYRNRRLGDPDFVLDFEEIYVIDSKTKSISRAKVLVSVPGGRTRDRRHDLLVIRDNGNSFRIVHASEKDDPTTVIEREEWNKTRKDMERHLSKLRDFPVSNWF